DNA from Lentibacillus amyloliquefaciens:
ACGCTGACAGTACATTTTAAGTCATTTCCCTCTTTATATATGGCTATCTCTTGATTTTCATTTTTACTTTGTATCTCCTGCAAACAGTCCTTTACAGTGAATTCCAATTGTATCTCTTTGAAAGATAAATCATAAAGCCGTACATTCAGTTCATATAATGCCATCTCATCAGTAAGCATTTCAATTTTTTCCATCATTTGATCACAACGTTTCACAAGAAGCTCGTCTACTGGCTGTAAATCATTGTTTTCGCTATCTATATGGTATGTTAAACGAAAATTCGTATGTAAAGACTCAAATTGAAGTAAATATAAAGCAAAAGCCGGTACATGTAAATTGACGAGTTTTCTTTCTTCTTCCAAGTAAGCCATAAAATGGTTTAATTTTTGCATGACTTTGTCAGTTTTCCCCATGCTCGCATAGCCATGAATGATTTGTAAATGGTTCATTAAATTATGCCGATAATGCCGGAGAAGCTGAATGACCTTCTCCTCTTCCATCATTCGCCCCCCTACATGTGAAACCGGATAAACTTTTCTATTTATGCATGGTCAATAATAAAGAAATTATAGCAAATTTAACGCTTAAAAT
Protein-coding regions in this window:
- a CDS encoding Spo0B domain-containing protein, translating into MMEEEKVIQLLRHYRHNLMNHLQIIHGYASMGKTDKVMQKLNHFMAYLEEERKLVNLHVPAFALYLLQFESLHTNFRLTYHIDSENNDLQPVDELLVKRCDQMMEKIEMLTDEMALYELNVRLYDLSFKEIQLEFTVKDCLQEIQSKNENQEIAIYKEGNDLKCTVSVICE